A window of the Verminephrobacter eiseniae EF01-2 genome harbors these coding sequences:
- a CDS encoding ABC transporter ATP-binding protein, translating to MATPVLQVRNLTTRFKTERGVVTPVDGVSFDVNAGETLAIVGESGSGKSVTSMSILRLIPSPPGRIEAGEILFDGRDLLRLSEEQMRAIRGDRIAMIFQDAMSSLNPSITIGKQIAEPTTLHRNASWAEAYRNARELLDKVQIPDAESRLGAYPHQFSGGMRQRAMIAMALACGPRLIIADEPTTALDVTVQAQILDLLRQLTRQAQMSMILITHDLGVVARYADRVAVMYGGRIVEQGTAREIFNRPAHPYTRGLLASIPRIDSDTGQPLQAIEGMPPDLSALPPGCAFGPRCRLASAACVAARPPLTAVSAARPPEGAHTAGEGAPVSASHVKACFNT from the coding sequence ATGGCCACCCCCGTACTGCAGGTGCGCAACCTGACCACCCGCTTCAAGACCGAGCGCGGCGTCGTGACCCCCGTCGACGGCGTCTCGTTCGACGTGAACGCCGGCGAGACGCTGGCCATCGTCGGCGAATCGGGCTCGGGCAAGAGCGTGACCTCGATGTCCATCCTGCGGCTGATCCCGTCGCCGCCGGGCCGCATCGAGGCCGGCGAGATCTTGTTCGACGGCAGGGACCTGCTCAGGCTCAGCGAAGAGCAGATGCGCGCCATCCGTGGCGACCGCATCGCGATGATCTTCCAGGACGCCATGTCCTCGCTGAACCCATCGATCACGATCGGCAAGCAGATCGCCGAGCCGACCACGCTGCACCGCAATGCGTCCTGGGCCGAGGCCTACAGGAATGCCCGCGAACTGCTGGACAAGGTGCAGATCCCCGACGCCGAGAGCCGGCTCGGCGCTTATCCGCACCAGTTCTCGGGCGGCATGCGCCAGCGCGCCATGATCGCGATGGCCCTGGCCTGCGGGCCGCGGCTCATCATCGCGGACGAGCCCACCACGGCGCTGGACGTGACGGTGCAGGCGCAGATACTGGACCTGCTCAGGCAGCTCACGCGCCAGGCGCAGATGTCCATGATCCTGATCACGCACGACCTGGGCGTGGTCGCGCGCTACGCCGACCGCGTGGCCGTGATGTACGGCGGGCGCATCGTCGAGCAGGGCACGGCGCGCGAGATCTTCAACCGGCCGGCGCACCCCTACACGCGCGGCCTGCTGGCCTCGATCCCGCGCATCGACAGCGACACCGGCCAGCCGCTGCAGGCCATCGAAGGCATGCCGCCCGATCTGTCGGCGCTGCCACCGGGCTGCGCGTTCGGCCCGCGCTGCCGGCTGGCGAGCGCCGCCTGCGTGGCCGCGCGCCCGCCGCTGACGGCAGTCAGCGCTGCCCGGCCGCCCGAAGGCGCTCACACCGCAGGCGAAGGTGCTCCAGTGAGCGCATCGCATGTCAAAGCCTGCTTCAACACCTGA
- a CDS encoding ABC transporter substrate-binding protein yields MKTNRNLLARLAPLAAGIAMAAAAGTAQAQAHAETPKYGGSLDVATTSTGVATLSWDLADWQATLQTRDTGQFYEQLFSVDLSKAKSRGGKYPFTISGWQPTDAVRGELAESWNWVTPLVLEVKLRQGVKFPAKQGVMAEREFVADDVVYSFNRLNNSPKKTQGYYDHLDKVEAKDRHTLVFTFKQFLADWDYRFGNGFFSGIMPREVTEAGGGNWKNANGTGPFMLTNVAQGNSLTFTRNPIYWDQEVIGGKPYKLPFVDKLTHRVIKDEATQQAALRTGKLDILSSISWEAARELKKSTPQLQWNRWLSMAAARVALRVDTKPFTDVRVRRALNMAVNKQEIIDKFYGGEGEMFVFPMNPAYVGYHTPLKDMPASVQELFKYDPAKARKLLAEAGYPKGFAFKMQICTCTTEQMELMPLVAAYLEMVGVRMEIVPMEYGAHLSAMTSHVNGAGYLTTVSDVNPTTSLRINFGKGQVYNAPMWNDARFDARVADALAERDEPRRQQILRELTAQIVEQAPAIWMPAPYRYTAWWPWVKNYGGELFVGAGRSAPIHARVWIDQDLKKTLGF; encoded by the coding sequence ATGAAAACGAACAGGAACTTGCTCGCCCGTCTGGCCCCGCTGGCTGCCGGCATTGCCATGGCGGCTGCAGCCGGCACCGCGCAGGCCCAGGCCCACGCCGAGACGCCCAAGTACGGCGGCTCGCTGGATGTGGCCACCACGAGCACGGGCGTCGCGACCCTGTCCTGGGACCTGGCCGACTGGCAGGCCACACTGCAGACGCGTGACACGGGCCAGTTCTACGAGCAGCTGTTCTCGGTCGATCTCTCGAAGGCCAAGAGCCGTGGCGGCAAGTACCCGTTCACGATCAGCGGCTGGCAGCCCACCGACGCCGTGCGCGGCGAACTGGCCGAAAGCTGGAATTGGGTCACGCCGCTGGTGCTGGAGGTCAAACTGCGCCAGGGCGTGAAGTTTCCGGCCAAGCAGGGCGTGATGGCCGAGCGGGAGTTCGTGGCCGACGACGTGGTCTACAGCTTCAACCGGCTCAACAACAGCCCGAAGAAGACCCAAGGCTACTACGACCACCTGGACAAGGTCGAGGCCAAGGACAGGCACACGCTCGTCTTCACGTTCAAGCAGTTCCTGGCCGACTGGGACTACCGCTTCGGCAACGGCTTCTTCTCCGGCATCATGCCCAGGGAGGTCACCGAGGCCGGCGGCGGCAACTGGAAGAACGCCAACGGCACGGGCCCCTTCATGCTCACGAACGTGGCGCAGGGTAATTCGCTGACCTTCACCAGGAACCCGATCTACTGGGATCAGGAAGTCATCGGCGGCAAGCCCTACAAACTGCCCTTCGTCGACAAGCTCACGCACCGCGTGATCAAGGACGAGGCCACGCAGCAGGCCGCGCTGCGCACCGGCAAGCTCGACATCCTGTCCTCGATCTCCTGGGAGGCCGCGCGCGAGCTGAAAAAGAGCACGCCGCAGTTGCAGTGGAACCGCTGGCTGTCCATGGCCGCCGCGCGCGTGGCGCTGCGCGTGGACACCAAGCCCTTCACCGACGTGCGCGTGCGCCGCGCGCTGAACATGGCGGTCAACAAGCAGGAAATCATCGACAAGTTCTACGGCGGCGAAGGCGAGATGTTCGTGTTCCCGATGAACCCGGCATACGTGGGCTACCACACGCCGCTGAAGGACATGCCGGCCTCGGTGCAGGAACTGTTCAAGTACGACCCGGCCAAGGCCAGGAAACTGCTGGCCGAGGCCGGCTACCCCAAGGGCTTCGCGTTCAAGATGCAGATCTGCACCTGCACCACCGAGCAGATGGAGCTGATGCCGCTGGTCGCGGCCTACCTGGAGATGGTGGGCGTGAGGATGGAGATCGTGCCCATGGAATACGGCGCGCACCTGTCGGCCATGACCAGCCACGTCAACGGCGCGGGCTACCTCACGACCGTTTCCGACGTGAACCCCACGACCTCGCTGCGCATCAACTTCGGCAAGGGCCAGGTCTACAACGCGCCGATGTGGAACGACGCCAGGTTCGACGCGCGTGTGGCCGATGCGCTGGCCGAGCGCGACGAGCCCAGGCGCCAGCAGATCCTGCGCGAGCTGACCGCGCAGATCGTCGAGCAGGCGCCCGCCATCTGGATGCCGGCCCCGTACCGCTACACGGCCTGGTGGCCCTGGGTCAAGAACTACGGCGGCGAGCTGTTCGTCGGCGCCGGCCGCAGCGCGCCCATCCATGCGCGTGTCTGGATCGACCAGGACCTGAAGAAGACGCTCGGCTTCTGA
- a CDS encoding ABC transporter permease, which yields MAANMQIHQAVQAPGLAPAARPAPVRHGKFQWFVRKLFREKRLGAAGFMITAVFLCCGLFADALAPYGMNEVDMGARLQAPSWAHPFGTDNLGRDLLSRCIYGAQISVVIGLMVAAISTCLSALIGIVSGYFGGKVDMLVQRFVDAWMSFPGLIVLIVVASVFGSGITQIIITLGLLIGIGGSRIVRGAVVSVREDMYIHAAKSIGASPLRILWRHVLPNVLAPLIVLFTSSVGTAILAESGLSFLGLGVPPPHPTWGGMLSGNGRTYMLQGPWLALAPGLCLTLAVYAINVFGDALRDMLDPRMRGAR from the coding sequence ATGGCAGCCAACATGCAGATCCACCAGGCCGTCCAGGCACCCGGTCTCGCGCCCGCCGCCCGCCCGGCACCCGTGCGCCATGGCAAGTTCCAGTGGTTCGTGCGCAAGCTGTTCCGCGAAAAGCGCCTGGGCGCGGCCGGTTTCATGATCACCGCTGTGTTCCTGTGCTGCGGCCTGTTTGCCGACGCGCTGGCGCCCTACGGGATGAACGAGGTCGACATGGGCGCGCGGCTGCAGGCGCCGTCCTGGGCGCACCCGTTCGGCACCGACAACCTGGGCCGCGACCTGCTGTCGCGCTGCATCTACGGCGCGCAGATCTCGGTGGTCATCGGGCTCATGGTGGCGGCGATCTCGACCTGCCTCTCGGCCCTGATCGGCATCGTCTCGGGCTATTTCGGCGGCAAGGTCGACATGCTGGTGCAGCGCTTCGTCGATGCGTGGATGAGCTTCCCGGGCCTGATCGTGCTGATCGTCGTGGCCTCGGTGTTCGGCTCGGGCATCACGCAGATCATCATCACGCTGGGGCTGCTGATCGGCATCGGCGGCTCGCGCATCGTGCGCGGTGCGGTCGTTTCGGTGCGCGAGGACATGTACATCCACGCCGCCAAGTCCATCGGCGCGTCGCCCTTGCGCATCCTGTGGCGCCATGTGCTGCCCAACGTGCTCGCGCCCTTGATCGTGCTGTTCACGTCCAGCGTGGGCACGGCCATCCTGGCCGAGTCCGGCCTGTCCTTCCTGGGCCTGGGCGTGCCGCCGCCGCACCCGACCTGGGGCGGCATGCTGTCCGGCAACGGCCGCACGTACATGCTGCAAGGCCCCTGGCTGGCGCTGGCGCCCGGCCTGTGCCTGACGCTGGCCGTGTATGCCATCAACGTGTTCGGCGATGCGCTGCGCGACATGCTCGACCCGCGGATGCGGGGCGCGCGTTGA